A stretch of Chroogloeocystis siderophila 5.2 s.c.1 DNA encodes these proteins:
- a CDS encoding zinc-dependent alcohol dehydrogenase gives MKAVCWYGANDVRVETVPDPKILNPRDAIIKITSTAICGSDLHIYDGYIPTMQKGDILGHEFMGEVVDIGSAVKNVKIGDRVVVPFTISCGNCFFCQRDLWSLCDNSNPNAWMTEVQMGYSPAGLFGYSHLFGGYAGGQAEYARVPFADVGLLKVPDGLTDDQVLFLTDIFPTGYMAAENCHIKPGDIVAVWGCGPVGQFAIKSAYMLGAERVIAIDRIPERLQMAKEICKAEVINYEEIDPGEALKEMTGGRGPDACLDAVGMEAHGTGPMALYDQVKQAVRLETDRPTALRQVILSCSKGGHVSLAGVYGGFLDKIPMGAAMNKGLTFKMGQTHVHRYLKPLLERIQNGEIDPSFVITHRLKLEDAPHGYEIFKHKKDNCIKVVLKP, from the coding sequence ATGAAAGCTGTTTGCTGGTATGGCGCTAACGATGTGCGGGTCGAGACAGTGCCAGATCCCAAAATTCTCAATCCCCGCGATGCGATTATTAAAATTACATCAACCGCAATTTGTGGGTCAGATTTACATATCTACGATGGCTACATTCCCACGATGCAAAAAGGTGACATCCTCGGTCACGAATTTATGGGAGAAGTTGTCGATATTGGTAGCGCGGTCAAAAATGTAAAAATCGGTGATCGCGTCGTTGTTCCTTTCACAATTTCCTGTGGTAACTGCTTTTTCTGTCAGCGCGATTTGTGGTCTTTGTGCGACAACTCTAACCCCAACGCTTGGATGACCGAAGTGCAAATGGGCTATTCGCCAGCAGGTTTATTTGGCTATTCGCACTTGTTTGGCGGCTACGCTGGCGGTCAAGCCGAATACGCGCGCGTTCCTTTTGCTGATGTGGGTTTGTTGAAAGTTCCTGATGGTCTAACTGACGATCAAGTATTATTCCTAACTGATATTTTCCCCACAGGTTACATGGCGGCGGAGAATTGTCATATTAAACCTGGCGATATCGTCGCCGTTTGGGGCTGTGGACCTGTCGGACAGTTTGCGATTAAAAGTGCTTATATGTTAGGTGCAGAACGTGTCATCGCGATTGATCGCATTCCTGAACGCCTACAAATGGCAAAAGAAATCTGTAAAGCCGAAGTCATTAACTACGAAGAAATCGACCCAGGTGAAGCCCTCAAAGAAATGACTGGTGGTCGCGGTCCTGATGCTTGTCTCGATGCTGTAGGTATGGAAGCGCACGGAACCGGACCAATGGCGCTTTACGACCAGGTTAAGCAAGCGGTACGTTTAGAAACTGATCGCCCAACCGCACTACGGCAAGTAATATTATCGTGTAGCAAAGGCGGTCACGTCTCACTCGCTGGTGTTTATGGTGGTTTCCTCGATAAAATCCCAATGGGTGCAGCGATGAACAAAGGTTTGACTTTCAAGATGGGACAAACCCACGTCCACCGTTATTTGAAACCTTTGTTAGAACGAATTCAAAACGGTGAAATTGACCCTTCGTTTGTGATCACGCATCGACTGAAATTAGAAGATGCACCCCACGGATACGAGATTTTCAAGCACAAAAAAGACAATTGCATCAAAGTTGTACTCAAGCCATAA
- a CDS encoding zinc-dependent alcohol dehydrogenase yields MKAVCWQSANNVRVDNVPDPKILNPRDAIVKITSTAICGSDLHIYGGYIPTVQKGDIIGHEFMGEVVEVGKGVRNLQVGDRVVVPSTIGCGRCYYCERDMWSLCDNSNPNGWMEEKLFGNITSAIYGYSHLLGGYAGAQAEYIRVPFADVGVLKVPKELPDEKLLFISDAIPTGYMGAELCDIQPGDTVAVWGCGAVGQFAMISAYMMGAERVIAIDRFPERLEMARKYAKAETINYEEIDPGEALKEMTGGRGPDCCIDAVGLEAHGVGIEDFYDQTKQKLKLETDRPHVLRQMMVACRKGGTLSIMGVYGGFVDKMPFGAAFNKGLTFRMGQMHGQKYMRLLLQLILDGKLDPSFIVTHELPLDQAPHAYEIFQQKQDNCIKVVLKP; encoded by the coding sequence ATGAAAGCTGTCTGCTGGCAAAGTGCTAACAATGTGCGGGTGGATAATGTTCCAGATCCGAAAATACTCAACCCGCGCGATGCGATTGTAAAGATCACATCTACCGCAATTTGCGGTTCTGATCTCCATATATATGGTGGTTATATCCCCACAGTGCAAAAAGGTGACATTATCGGTCACGAGTTCATGGGGGAAGTGGTCGAAGTTGGTAAGGGTGTTCGCAATTTACAAGTAGGCGATCGCGTTGTTGTTCCTTCAACAATCGGTTGCGGTCGTTGCTACTACTGCGAACGCGATATGTGGTCGCTGTGCGATAACTCTAACCCCAACGGCTGGATGGAAGAAAAGCTATTCGGTAATATCACTTCAGCAATTTATGGTTACTCGCACCTCTTAGGCGGTTATGCTGGGGCGCAAGCTGAATACATCCGCGTACCGTTTGCAGATGTTGGCGTTTTGAAAGTTCCCAAAGAATTACCCGACGAAAAGCTACTCTTTATTTCTGATGCGATTCCTACAGGGTATATGGGTGCAGAGTTATGCGATATCCAACCTGGTGATACCGTAGCAGTTTGGGGTTGCGGTGCTGTCGGACAATTTGCGATGATCAGTGCCTATATGATGGGTGCAGAACGCGTAATTGCGATTGACCGCTTTCCGGAACGCTTGGAAATGGCAAGAAAATACGCCAAAGCCGAAACGATTAATTACGAAGAAATCGATCCAGGCGAAGCCCTTAAAGAAATGACCGGCGGACGCGGACCAGATTGTTGTATCGATGCGGTTGGGTTAGAAGCCCACGGTGTAGGTATCGAAGACTTCTACGACCAAACCAAGCAAAAACTCAAGTTAGAAACTGACCGCCCACACGTCTTACGCCAAATGATGGTAGCGTGTCGTAAAGGTGGTACGCTCTCGATTATGGGTGTCTATGGTGGATTTGTAGACAAAATGCCCTTTGGTGCAGCGTTCAACAAAGGCTTGACGTTTAGGATGGGACAAATGCATGGACAGAAATATATGCGTTTGTTGTTGCAACTCATATTAGATGGCAAACTCGATCCGTCGTTTATCGTCACGCATGAGTTACCCCTAGACCAAGCACCTCACGCATACGAGATTTTCCAGCAAAAGCAAGATAATTGCATCAAAGTTGTGCTCAAACCGTAA
- a CDS encoding phospholipase D-like domain-containing protein codes for MSQFYTALRWLGVAASVIAGVVVFILYFRGTFRDRIEYKIKNVPAPRDPRFPLALASLSNSVTTSGRLTGFWVESEAINAARLAAIRSAQHAIHFETFFMTPGRRVNDLADALIERAQAGVEVEIVVDQYGAKKLSQRYWQRLRAAGINIHFYNDFNWKAPVDYFARTHRKLLLIDGKVGLIGGAGISDYWDGLDNIQDTGPWYDFEMRWEGEVVAALEGIFMQHWTYVRGTADLDPQIFNPLPNDDAIVLVTAGDDPSYRASSVRALFQVSISAAKQRMWIASPYFIPDENLQTELVSAKNNGIDVRILTNGSQCDKKFVYYASCQLYGSLLKAGVKIYEYQPSMMHAKALLLDNYWVSSGSANFDPRSFFHNDELEISSADEQLVQNIEQFFLKGFARSEQINQTQWHRRPTWQRIVGRVVLFFQSQL; via the coding sequence ATGAGCCAATTTTATACAGCGTTACGTTGGTTAGGCGTAGCAGCGTCAGTAATAGCAGGTGTCGTTGTTTTTATTTTGTACTTTCGAGGAACGTTTCGCGATCGCATCGAGTACAAAATCAAAAACGTTCCCGCGCCGCGCGATCCGCGTTTTCCTTTAGCACTTGCTAGCCTATCAAACTCTGTGACAACCAGCGGACGCTTAACAGGTTTTTGGGTAGAATCTGAAGCGATCAATGCAGCGAGACTTGCGGCTATTCGTAGCGCCCAGCACGCGATTCATTTTGAAACCTTTTTCATGACTCCAGGGCGACGCGTCAATGACTTAGCTGATGCACTGATTGAACGCGCGCAAGCGGGTGTTGAAGTTGAAATTGTTGTCGATCAATACGGTGCAAAAAAACTGTCACAACGCTATTGGCAACGATTACGCGCCGCCGGAATTAATATTCATTTCTACAACGATTTTAACTGGAAAGCTCCGGTAGATTACTTTGCGCGTACGCACCGCAAACTACTCCTCATTGACGGTAAAGTAGGCTTAATTGGCGGCGCAGGAATTTCTGACTATTGGGATGGACTCGATAATATTCAAGATACAGGTCCTTGGTACGATTTTGAGATGCGCTGGGAAGGTGAAGTCGTCGCAGCCCTCGAAGGAATATTTATGCAGCACTGGACTTATGTACGCGGTACTGCTGATTTAGATCCTCAAATTTTTAATCCGCTACCAAACGATGATGCAATTGTCTTAGTCACCGCTGGTGACGATCCTTCGTATCGCGCCTCATCGGTGAGAGCATTATTTCAAGTGAGTATCTCGGCTGCAAAACAACGAATGTGGATTGCTAGCCCCTACTTCATACCCGACGAAAACTTGCAAACAGAACTTGTCAGTGCAAAAAATAATGGAATCGATGTCCGCATTCTGACAAATGGTAGTCAGTGTGACAAAAAATTTGTTTACTACGCCTCGTGCCAACTTTACGGCAGTTTACTCAAAGCAGGCGTGAAAATTTACGAATACCAACCGAGTATGATGCACGCCAAAGCCTTACTTTTAGATAATTACTGGGTGAGTAGCGGAAGCGCAAATTTCGATCCGCGCAGTTTCTTCCACAACGACGAACTTGAGATATCTTCTGCTGATGAGCAACTCGTGCAAAATATCGAGCAATTCTTTCTTAAAGGATTTGCAAGAAGCGAACAGATTAACCAAACTCAGTGGCACAGGCGTCCTACTTGGCAGCGCATCGTAGGCAGAGTTGTATTATTCTTTCAATCGCAATTATAA
- a CDS encoding orange carotenoid protein N-terminal domain-containing protein, with product MPTTNDETITQVVKAFQSLGVDEQLALFWFIYKEMGDSITPAAPQASTVSPDIAEGLFNQIKEKSQEEQLQFQRDLINKADTEYTRMYGSMSDTTKLLVWYRLAQGMDSGTIIPMPPNYELSSEAKQVLEQIKGLEFEQQITTLRDYVSPMGAEPAGGAEV from the coding sequence ATGCCAACAACTAACGATGAGACGATTACGCAAGTCGTCAAAGCTTTTCAAAGCTTAGGTGTAGACGAACAACTGGCTTTGTTCTGGTTTATTTATAAAGAAATGGGTGATTCGATTACACCTGCTGCACCTCAAGCGAGTACTGTTTCTCCTGATATTGCGGAAGGACTTTTCAATCAAATTAAAGAAAAATCGCAAGAAGAACAATTACAGTTTCAGCGCGATTTGATTAACAAAGCTGATACTGAATATACGCGGATGTACGGCTCTATGAGCGATACGACTAAATTATTAGTTTGGTATCGCTTAGCGCAAGGAATGGATAGCGGTACAATTATCCCCATGCCTCCTAACTACGAGCTTTCTTCTGAAGCAAAACAAGTTCTAGAACAAATAAAAGGACTGGAATTCGAGCAACAAATTACAACCTTACGCGATTATGTCTCACCGATGGGTGCAGAACCCGCAGGTGGAGCAGAAGTATAG
- a CDS encoding DJ-1/PfpI/YhbO family deglycase/protease — MTISSNSRNRKKVAILIENGVEDVEFQIPYNALKQAGFDVTILGSRTNETYKGKQGKLAKEADGTTTEAMASEFDAVIVPGGMAPDRMRRNPNTVRFVQEAMEQGKIVAAVCHGPQVLIEGDLLKGKTATGFVAVRKDMINAGANYVDEPLVVDGNLITSRQPGDLPIFTTAILSRLGYGGKEAALPDESDRNAEWWKLADAWGGSTKGEIVQALNTALAGERYAQEALEQYAQKESDSEVRSLFQQMMQSKLQHIQKLEARLAALGEKPSLTANIADKYAKVKAALRGSDDIYQMRCALGDLQTGINDISTLMVSTSDPVTTDLLRDIAQDMMQQEQQLVKLYRARVGSAVKPGKPTTGPAIAAQ, encoded by the coding sequence ATGACAATTTCTAGCAATTCTCGAAATCGCAAAAAGGTCGCTATTCTCATTGAAAATGGCGTTGAAGATGTCGAATTTCAAATTCCATACAACGCTTTGAAGCAAGCAGGATTTGATGTCACAATTCTTGGCTCGCGGACGAATGAAACGTACAAAGGTAAGCAAGGAAAGCTCGCTAAAGAAGCCGACGGAACTACCACAGAAGCGATGGCTTCTGAATTTGATGCGGTAATTGTTCCTGGGGGTATGGCTCCGGATAGAATGCGCCGCAACCCAAATACTGTACGCTTTGTGCAAGAAGCAATGGAACAAGGCAAAATCGTTGCTGCGGTTTGTCATGGACCACAGGTTTTGATTGAAGGTGACTTACTCAAAGGTAAGACCGCAACCGGCTTTGTTGCAGTGCGTAAAGACATGATCAACGCGGGTGCAAATTATGTCGATGAGCCGTTAGTCGTTGATGGTAATTTAATTACTTCGCGTCAACCTGGAGATTTGCCAATTTTTACAACCGCGATTTTGAGCCGTTTAGGCTATGGCGGGAAAGAAGCTGCGCTTCCTGACGAATCTGATAGAAATGCAGAATGGTGGAAACTCGCTGATGCGTGGGGTGGTTCAACCAAAGGCGAAATTGTCCAAGCTTTAAATACAGCGTTGGCGGGTGAGCGTTATGCGCAAGAGGCGCTAGAGCAATATGCACAAAAAGAATCGGATAGCGAAGTGCGATCGCTCTTTCAACAAATGATGCAAAGTAAGTTGCAGCACATCCAAAAACTAGAAGCCCGTTTAGCCGCTTTGGGCGAAAAACCATCATTAACCGCAAATATTGCCGATAAATACGCTAAAGTCAAAGCTGCGCTTCGCGGTAGTGACGATATCTATCAAATGCGCTGTGCCTTGGGTGATTTGCAAACAGGTATCAACGATATTTCTACGTTGATGGTCAGTACAAGCGACCCTGTAACGACTGACCTATTACGCGATATTGCTCAAGATATGATGCAGCAAGAGCAACAGCTAGTCAAACTTTATCGCGCGCGCGTAGGTAGTGCAGTGAAACCAGGTAAACCGACAACTGGTCCTGCGATCGCTGCTCAGTAG
- a CDS encoding SDR family NAD(P)-dependent oxidoreductase: MNRCLEDKVAIVTGAGTGIGEAIAHKFAKEGAKVVVNGLPDDPIQDVVDAIKKYGGDAVPYAGDVSQEFHAQNCVQTAITAYGQLDILINNAGVFLATAETQDYPVEVFDDTMRMNIRSAFLMTKYALPHLQKSRGNIVSAGSEAGFNGIAQNTPYGGTKGWMHSFMKGVAVEQAKYCIRANCVCPGAIDTAWTRKEKGPMDSKMEKMLIQGTPMARRGTPEEVANVYAFIASSEASYVTGALWLVDGGVTVAKGAVGSDTPMWFRSEPQGELRLEHAQEGLDNKDTQTIK; this comes from the coding sequence GTGAACCGATGCTTAGAAGACAAGGTTGCGATCGTGACTGGAGCAGGTACGGGAATTGGTGAAGCGATCGCCCACAAATTTGCGAAAGAAGGTGCAAAAGTTGTTGTCAACGGCTTACCCGACGATCCGATCCAAGATGTTGTAGACGCAATTAAAAAATATGGTGGTGATGCAGTTCCCTACGCAGGTGATGTTTCGCAAGAATTTCATGCGCAAAACTGTGTCCAGACCGCAATCACTGCATACGGACAACTGGATATTCTGATTAATAACGCCGGAGTTTTTCTCGCAACGGCGGAAACGCAAGATTATCCAGTTGAAGTTTTTGATGACACGATGCGGATGAATATCCGTTCCGCATTTTTAATGACTAAGTATGCCCTACCACACTTGCAAAAGTCGCGTGGTAACATCGTCTCAGCTGGCTCAGAAGCAGGGTTTAATGGGATTGCGCAAAACACGCCGTATGGGGGTACAAAAGGCTGGATGCACTCTTTTATGAAGGGTGTTGCGGTTGAGCAAGCAAAGTACTGTATCCGCGCTAACTGCGTTTGTCCTGGGGCGATTGATACCGCGTGGACGCGCAAAGAAAAAGGTCCAATGGATAGCAAAATGGAGAAAATGCTAATTCAGGGTACGCCGATGGCGCGACGCGGTACACCGGAAGAAGTTGCGAATGTGTATGCCTTTATTGCTTCTTCGGAAGCTAGCTATGTTACGGGTGCGTTGTGGTTAGTTGACGGCGGCGTTACTGTAGCTAAAGGCGCTGTTGGTTCTGATACTCCAATGTGGTTTCGTTCGGAACCGCAAGGTGAATTACGCTTGGAACACGCACAAGAAGGATTAGATAATAAAGATACGCAAACAATTAAATAG
- a CDS encoding orange carotenoid protein N-terminal domain-containing protein yields MTSANMDVINQSVKAFKQLDIDDRLAAMALIYQDVASAVPAEVGNASEVSGLVAKIQELSPERQVDALRDLLPASRNDQNETTLDPNPSKALTELVSGGNTVPTSEYGSLKTESKLAFWYQLAQKLGHGVVGIPSDYSPSAQVSELLSSLRSLDTEQKLNFLTQIV; encoded by the coding sequence ATGACTTCTGCGAACATGGATGTTATCAATCAATCTGTAAAAGCTTTCAAACAATTAGATATCGACGATCGCCTAGCTGCGATGGCTTTAATATATCAAGATGTGGCTAGCGCAGTTCCCGCTGAAGTAGGAAATGCATCAGAAGTATCTGGGTTAGTTGCAAAAATTCAGGAACTGTCGCCAGAAAGACAAGTTGATGCGCTGCGCGATCTCTTACCTGCAAGCCGCAATGATCAAAATGAAACAACGCTCGATCCTAATCCTAGCAAGGCATTAACCGAACTCGTTTCTGGGGGAAATACTGTTCCAACAAGCGAGTATGGTTCGCTGAAAACCGAGTCGAAGTTAGCATTTTGGTATCAGCTAGCCCAAAAGCTTGGTCATGGTGTTGTCGGAATACCAAGTGATTATAGCCCTTCGGCGCAAGTGTCTGAGTTGTTAAGTTCACTGCGATCGCTCGATACCGAACAGAAGTTGAACTTTTTAACACAAATCGTTTAG
- a CDS encoding manganese catalase family protein, with protein sequence MQAVRLYEMTDDPGVKDTLSFMIARDTMHQNQWLAAIEDLQSEGLEGPIAPSVAYEYGKNEYAYQFWNHSEGTQSAEGRWAKGPAPDGKGEFEYVANPQPMGPEPEPPQPDPRLHGTSKTSQVPGTAGQA encoded by the coding sequence ATGCAGGCTGTACGGTTGTATGAGATGACCGACGACCCAGGCGTGAAAGATACTCTCAGCTTCATGATCGCCCGCGACACGATGCACCAAAACCAATGGTTAGCAGCGATCGAAGATCTACAAAGTGAAGGACTAGAGGGACCAATCGCTCCCAGTGTCGCGTATGAATATGGCAAAAATGAGTATGCCTATCAGTTCTGGAATCACTCAGAAGGTACGCAAAGCGCTGAAGGACGTTGGGCTAAAGGTCCTGCACCCGATGGAAAAGGTGAATTTGAGTACGTCGCAAATCCGCAACCAATGGGACCCGAACCAGAACCACCACAACCCGATCCCCGTCTACACGGCACAAGTAAAACTAGCCAAGTTCCTGGTACAGCGGGTCAAGCCTAA
- a CDS encoding DUF6335 family protein — MAEKANKATPDKDFINDEDLEDTNPSYGTGVHTPPGVDSGTAAGRRMSDYTDVSPELSGGDLDAAWDQADVAGEEAVGGTAATPDQNVVDEIGAAVGIDMAEEEYVHTTEVLNIRDDRRWELDPQSSEDYEEHAE, encoded by the coding sequence ATGGCTGAAAAAGCAAATAAAGCAACTCCAGACAAAGATTTTATTAATGATGAAGACTTAGAAGACACAAATCCATCGTACGGTACCGGAGTACATACACCACCTGGAGTTGATTCAGGTACAGCAGCAGGGCGGCGTATGAGTGACTACACTGATGTCAGTCCAGAATTGTCAGGCGGTGACTTAGATGCGGCGTGGGATCAAGCTGATGTTGCGGGCGAAGAAGCCGTAGGCGGAACCGCGGCAACTCCCGATCAGAACGTTGTCGATGAAATCGGTGCTGCTGTAGGTATAGATATGGCAGAAGAAGAGTACGTCCATACCACCGAAGTGTTGAACATTCGTGACGATCGCCGTTGGGAATTAGATCCGCAATCCTCCGAGGACTATGAAGAACACGCGGAGTGA
- a CDS encoding manganese catalase family protein — MFLHQKRLQYFTPPDKPDPLFAKKMQELVGGAFGEMTVMMQYLFQGWNCRGPAKYRDMLLDIGTEEIGHVEMVATMIAYLLDKAPLKVQEEGAKDGIVGAVMGGNNVRDEIMAAAMNPQHGIVSGLGAMPADSVGFPWNGRFIIASGNLLADFRSNLHAGRC; from the coding sequence ATGTTTCTTCATCAAAAGCGGTTACAATACTTCACTCCACCAGATAAGCCAGACCCCTTATTTGCAAAAAAGATGCAAGAACTCGTGGGCGGTGCTTTTGGCGAAATGACAGTGATGATGCAGTACTTGTTTCAAGGCTGGAACTGCCGAGGACCTGCGAAGTACCGCGATATGCTACTCGATATTGGAACTGAGGAAATCGGTCATGTCGAGATGGTAGCGACAATGATCGCATATCTCCTAGATAAAGCACCACTGAAAGTTCAAGAAGAAGGCGCTAAAGACGGCATTGTGGGTGCGGTGATGGGCGGCAATAATGTCCGAGACGAAATTATGGCAGCCGCGATGAACCCCCAGCATGGAATTGTATCCGGCTTAGGTGCAATGCCAGCAGATAGCGTTGGTTTTCCTTGGAATGGTCGGTTTATTATTGCGAGTGGTAACTTACTCGCAGACTTCCGCTCTAACCTCCACGCTGGACGTTGCTGA
- a CDS encoding cupin domain-containing protein, with the protein MSDTTVIKVSSSHSPHGEMGQKYLASGKTVSMRLWENEQPGEPKPEAAREYETVGYVIQGRAELHLEGQKLLLEPGDSWVVPKGASHTYNILESFTAVEATSPPAQVHGRDES; encoded by the coding sequence ATGAGTGATACTACAGTTATCAAAGTTAGTTCAAGTCACTCGCCCCACGGCGAAATGGGTCAAAAATATCTTGCTTCGGGTAAAACCGTTTCCATGCGGCTTTGGGAAAACGAGCAACCAGGCGAACCAAAACCAGAAGCAGCGCGTGAGTATGAAACTGTTGGTTATGTCATTCAAGGACGGGCTGAATTACACCTTGAAGGTCAAAAACTGTTGCTGGAACCAGGCGATTCTTGGGTTGTCCCTAAAGGTGCTTCTCACACATACAATATCCTTGAATCTTTTACCGCCGTTGAAGCCACTAGTCCACCTGCCCAAGTACATGGGCGCGATGAATCTTAA
- a CDS encoding phosphoglucomutase/phosphomannomutase family protein, with protein MPVAGNAIKFGTDGWRGIIGEEFTFDNLSLVAPIAAKVLSQTYGDTGSNTVIVGYDRRFMAEVFAQKAAKAVTEAGFDVLLSETYAPTPAFSLAAKQHNALGALVITASHNPGSYLGLKVKGAFGGSVPPEVTREIEALLSEPLPTQTTGKISHFNPWQNYCETLRAKVDIEKIRACITQGKLSVFADAMHGAASGGLSQILGVPIEEINSDRDPLFGGGAPEPLPRYLSRLFRLMRSHQRNAVEALAVGLVFDGDADRIAAVDGQGNFLSSQVLIPILIEHLAVERGLTGEIVKTVSGSDLIPKVAALHQLSVYETPIGYKYIADRMLETQVLLGGEESGGIGYGTHIPERDALLSALYVLEAIATSQTDLSDLYRQLQAKTDFTSAYDRIDLPLASMEVRSRLLAQLQNQSLSEIAGERVQDCLSIDGYKFRLADNSWLMIRFSGTEPVLRLYCEAPTMQQVHRTLAWAKQWAE; from the coding sequence ATGCCAGTTGCTGGGAATGCAATCAAGTTTGGTACAGACGGTTGGCGAGGAATTATTGGTGAGGAGTTTACCTTTGATAATCTCTCGCTAGTTGCGCCGATCGCTGCAAAAGTCTTATCGCAAACGTATGGCGATACAGGTAGCAATACGGTTATTGTTGGTTATGACCGTCGCTTTATGGCAGAAGTGTTTGCGCAAAAAGCCGCAAAAGCCGTCACCGAAGCTGGTTTTGATGTCTTGCTATCAGAAACTTACGCTCCTACCCCAGCGTTTAGCTTAGCAGCAAAGCAGCATAATGCATTAGGCGCATTAGTCATTACAGCGAGTCACAATCCTGGTAGCTATCTAGGATTAAAAGTTAAAGGTGCTTTTGGTGGATCGGTTCCGCCGGAAGTTACGCGAGAAATTGAAGCATTGCTGAGTGAACCATTACCAACCCAGACAACTGGTAAAATATCGCACTTTAACCCTTGGCAAAACTACTGCGAAACATTACGCGCGAAAGTAGACATCGAAAAAATTCGCGCTTGTATTACGCAAGGAAAGCTGAGTGTATTTGCAGATGCAATGCACGGTGCTGCTTCTGGCGGGTTGTCGCAGATCTTGGGAGTACCCATAGAGGAAATTAATAGTGATCGCGATCCTCTCTTTGGTGGCGGTGCGCCAGAACCGTTACCGCGCTACTTATCGCGCCTATTTCGCCTGATGCGATCGCACCAAAGAAACGCGGTAGAAGCTTTAGCGGTAGGATTAGTCTTTGATGGCGATGCCGATCGCATTGCTGCGGTCGATGGACAAGGCAATTTTTTGAGTTCGCAAGTTTTAATTCCGATACTCATCGAACATTTAGCGGTTGAGCGCGGTTTGACTGGCGAAATCGTGAAAACGGTGAGTGGTTCTGATTTAATTCCCAAAGTTGCTGCGTTACACCAGCTATCCGTTTATGAAACACCGATTGGTTATAAATACATTGCCGATCGGATGTTAGAAACTCAGGTGTTACTAGGCGGTGAGGAATCGGGCGGAATCGGTTATGGAACGCATATTCCCGAACGCGATGCTTTACTATCTGCACTATACGTCCTCGAAGCGATTGCAACATCGCAAACAGATTTAAGCGATTTATATCGTCAACTGCAAGCAAAAACTGATTTTACTTCTGCCTACGATCGCATTGATTTGCCACTTGCTAGCATGGAAGTGCGATCGCGGCTATTAGCGCAACTCCAAAATCAATCTCTAAGCGAAATCGCGGGCGAACGCGTTCAAGACTGTCTCAGCATCGATGGCTACAAATTCCGGTTAGCCGATAACAGTTGGCTAATGATTCGTTTTAGTGGTACTGAACCCGTTTTACGCCTATACTGCGAAGCCCCCACAATGCAACAAGTCCATCGGACTTTGGCTTGGGCAAAGCAGTGGGCAGAATGA
- a CDS encoding SRPBCC family protein: protein MELTPQDKSSEQSPESIEAGEKERWASLIGGGAMVLMGLRQRSLRGVLMAVAGGGLLYQGAKKQSTLKQAQEAIGLNQPIKVEKTVTINKPAVELYNYWRDFERLPTFMKHLESVTVLDEKRSHWVAKAPLDTKVEWDAEIIQEQENELIAWASTEDADIENSGFVRFKPAPGNRGTEVKVVMEYNPPGGAIASALAKLFGEEPDQQIGDDLRRFKQLMEAGEIATTEGQPSGRD from the coding sequence ATGGAATTAACACCACAAGATAAATCAAGCGAACAATCGCCAGAATCTATCGAAGCAGGTGAAAAAGAACGCTGGGCGTCGTTGATTGGTGGCGGGGCGATGGTATTAATGGGCTTAAGACAGCGATCGCTACGCGGCGTGTTGATGGCAGTTGCAGGCGGTGGCTTACTATACCAAGGAGCAAAAAAACAAAGTACGCTCAAGCAAGCTCAAGAAGCGATCGGCTTGAATCAACCGATTAAAGTTGAAAAAACGGTAACGATTAATAAACCAGCAGTGGAACTGTATAACTATTGGCGCGATTTTGAAAGACTACCGACATTCATGAAGCATCTTGAATCGGTGACAGTACTCGACGAGAAGCGATCGCACTGGGTAGCCAAAGCTCCCCTTGATACTAAAGTCGAATGGGATGCCGAAATTATCCAAGAGCAAGAAAACGAATTAATCGCATGGGCTTCGACCGAAGACGCAGATATTGAAAATTCTGGTTTTGTTCGTTTCAAACCCGCCCCAGGGAATCGCGGTACGGAAGTTAAAGTCGTGATGGAATACAACCCACCAGGAGGGGCGATCGCATCAGCGCTTGCTAAACTTTTTGGCGAAGAACCCGATCAGCAAATTGGTGACGATTTGCGTCGCTTCAAGCAACTTATGGAAGCGGGAGAAATCGCGACAACCGAGGGTCAGCCTTCGGGTAGGGATTAA